One genomic window of Dermacentor andersoni chromosome 8, qqDerAnde1_hic_scaffold, whole genome shotgun sequence includes the following:
- the LOC126525683 gene encoding uncharacterized protein produces MPASTALASIFCRNRPEGRVGGRLDRALKKPLIHLLKRYDILLEPKAMVKFHLPSALARNAWRAFNVGLFLIVIGMVPLLLSITSRTRLDVVFLAGLGLVCVGGTLFLVSSCVAVCDHVQNVARPTPGDDVVVGGGGETVWTIDAPPSYEEAVATIHLSSSSPSVQDATAPPVVTVAGSVAVSVTDAVAASNASDTAKAKCLILTVPGPKSSVC; encoded by the exons ATGCCTGCGAGCACAGCATTAGCGTCCATCTTCTGCAGAAACAGACCCGAGGGTCGAGTTGGAGGTCGTCTTGACAGGGCTTTAAAAAAACCTCTTATACACCTCTTAAAGAGATACGATATACTGCTTG AACCGAAGGCCATGGTCAAGTTCCACCTGCCTTCGGCGCTGGCGCGAAACGCCTGGCGCGCCTTCAACGTGGGCCTCTTCCTCATCGTCATCGGCATGGTTCCGCTGCTGCTGAGTATCACTTCGCGTACGCGCCTAGACGTGGTCTTCTTGGCCGGCCTAGGCCTAGTCTGCGTCGGGGGCACGCTGTTCCTGGTCTCTTCCTGCGTAGCTGTCTGCGACCACGTCCAGAACGTCGCGCGGCCAACGCCGGGTGACGACGTCGtggtcggcggcggcggcgagacGGTGTGGACCATCGATGCACCGCCCAGCTACGAAGAGGCGGTGGCCACGATCCACCTCAGTTCGTCGAGTCCCAGCGTCCAAGATGCAACGGCGCCGCCCGTCGTGACCGTTGCGGGAAGCGTGGCCGTTTCCGTGACTGACGCCGTTGCGGCTTCGAACGCTTCGGATACGGCGAAAGCGAAATGCCTCATATTGACAGTGCCCGGACCAAAGTCTTCCGTGTGTTAG